Genomic window (Cydia pomonella isolate Wapato2018A unplaced genomic scaffold, ilCydPomo1 PGA_scaffold_38, whole genome shotgun sequence):
gataACTTACGTTTTTATTCAACCGATCGAATCTAAAAATCCTATTGTGGGTTAGTGGCACGTTAACACttctgaaatattataaatatatctaattgcTCTAGGTAAGTATACAATGGAGATGCCtctttaactttgctcaacccgttaccatcaagatgtcgtctctttgacgTCCGCAATCCAAGTGTACGAGTCTGTACCCCACTCTCtttagcttccgcttacccctgCCACTTGCTAACTCTAGTATTGCCAGGGAAGCCATTAAACATTACCCATCACCCTGATATTAAACTTAGGTATTTTAAGAATGTTGccaagtaaaattcatatttgcatACACTATTTGGtgcaattactaaaaaatcatgacacaaataaaatattcttattctGTATCAACTATAGTAGGTAGTGACTGCCATATAtactttgtatctttaggtatttaaataaaagtaacctAACTATTCtaatcaaaattaatttcaattggaAGAAACGTAGGTaggttacatattttaaaatatttgtatgtatttatttatatatgtagttaggtATGTCTTCTTCTTATGGTGCCATATCCTATCGGATGTCGGCGATCATCATGCGAAAGTTTTCTCTAATCTTTGCCGTTCTAGAAAGAGTGGCGGCGTTCTTGGTACCGGTCCAATCCCAAATATTTTTACTCCATGTTGTTCTAGGTCTTCCCTTACCTCTTTTACCTTCTATTTTACTTTCTATAATTTTTCTCAATATgtcatatttactatttattaatgtgtatgttaggtatgtattaatatgtttataaatatgtagttttatatatatatatatatgcctttgcACTTAATGCATCGTGTAGTATTTAGTTACGTTTGTAGGATTAGTTACTTCTTTAGCCTTGCCGTCATGTACATATTGTTTTAGTTTGACTACCATTTCTTATGTATCTCTCTCacttaaaggttagctggaagagatcccttaaaaggataagttcgcctttgtacacatttaccgtattttttctgtgttatgtacttgttttgtgcaataaagtgtttactactactactacaatgtctaaattttcgggtagttataacatttattggttaaccaaccaaatacaaaaccgcctggatctgtcactgaacaatctgactttaacctacattatttgatcatgtaatgttttcatataCCCTCAACTTAAGGagacatttgagggtagattttgtttacttaaataCGTGGTTGTGCccagtaagatggcgccactttttgatatttaacaaatttaacacatgattaaaaaaaataaggatctaagtcaaatggcgttctaaaggttttaataatgtgtcgaatgatctcagtaaatttactgtggccacgaagttttctttgacaatccacctctatttcaatttctCTTTGGTAAAATAGATCACTGCAgatcgacgtggcactcaaaaaGGACCATAATTCAGTAATGAATAACTTTTCGAttacaatttttcaattttacatttatacagtaaataggccacaagggcacttttacacgtcaacatggaatttacatacaaacaaaaacaagcacatcaacaattataaaatacaattaattgaaaatattaatgcaaaataaagtattattgtttaaagaaaaaagtaagtaaactattattattacttagagatgtatgaagtctctaaatgttgaattacaaaaaaaaaaacaaacagatacaaaaagaAATCTAAAATTacttagaggtgtaaatatctctaaatgtcagaactaaatgatttttatcaaattatccttagagatgtaaagagtctctaagagtcaaaaattcagtataattaaaacattcatcaggataaaagaaacatacgagaaccgaatgaggtgtctctcTAAGactaatttgataaaagtcatttagttctgacatttagagatatttacacctctggataatttcagttttttttgtatccctttttttattattattattttagtaatttttttgtaattgtattttatacttaattgttgatgtgcttgtttttgtttgtatgtaaattccatgttgacgtgtaaaagtgcccttgtggcctatttgctgaataaatgttgaagttgaagcagaccagtctccacatggCTTTATTCCAGGTACGGCATCCCTCGCGACGAAAGCGCAAATTTCCGTCGCGCAGTAGAAACACTGTGCCCCGCCTACTGTCAGAACAAGTCCATCTGGCTGGCCTCCGAGATCACCATGGTGCCACCCAACATCCTCAGCGAGCATGGAGTGAAGCTGTCAAGGCTGCTGCAGCGGCCCGGGGAATATGTCCTGGTGTTCCCCGAAGCCCATTCCTGCTCAATAACTACTGGGTTCGGGATATCGGAGAGTGTATACTTTGCATCAAACGCTTGGCTGACGGATGTGTTTAAACTGTTTCAAGTGAGTTTTTTTTGTTGCTATTTAAAGGgaatgacataataaaaaaaaatagggagttatctttttctttttcacaatccataactcccatgGGAACAATATAGCCCTTTGTCCTTcggtacacctgcatgaaataataatacattgtgcaacgaggggggtaagtgaaattttggatacgagggtggtaattcccgacagccggagGCTGGAGccacccgagtttgcaatattcttacccccggagttacacacaatgtttctcatcacacttgcgaagaaaaaactaaattataagccaaataattcttaaatacggtgatatatcaaacattcgtccgccattttgtaatttcttggcaggtgaggcatcgaaggcacagacatagtcggcattcagccacgattgaaaattatataaacatattttaaacggctgttaaattaatcaaattaaataattttaaacataaacaaaaaaagttaaattataaacgttagtattttaagagtaaaactcatttatgctactcggtttgtatgaataagtgacataattaaaaaagaagctttaactccctagggagctatagctttttcttgacaatccataactcccgcgggaacaaaataggcctttgtccttcagcacacctgcatgaaataagatctttttcgagcaagtgtgacgaAAATAACGTGTTATGGCAACAGGAGCTGCGCAACAGCTGCGAGCCGACCATGTTCTCCCTGGAGCAGCTCCTCCTGAACGGCAGCGCCGACTCCTCGGCCCCTCACCAGGTGTGCTCCGTGCTGGCCACGCTGCTCAGCGCCGAGCTGGAGCACCGCCGCGCCCTCGACCACAAGGGGCTCAAGGTAACGCGCCCGTGTTGCACAGAATACGTCCCTGCCCTGTCTGAGAAAACTAAGTGTATATAGATTCAATCCGCACGGCGGGACCCGCTTGTGGGAGGCCGATGGGATGAAATCACTGTCACAGTCACTGATgggttcgaaggaccaaaagATGTACGGGTCGTACATCTGAGCTGATATGATTCTTGATGGTTGATTGTGGTCTTGATGGAAACACTGATTTTGGTATATGCATTTATTGATAACCAAGGTATATGAGTACTAGCTAGGAGCACGTATAAACGTAAACTAATTCATAAATCGATGTATGGCGTAATCGCAAATACAGCAATTATTATAaagtcattatatttaatttaaacgctGACGCGAGAAATGTGCGATGCTTGCATTGTACACAGGCCGTCCCCACATTATGGGAC
Coding sequences:
- the LOC133534022 gene encoding protein Jumonji-like, encoding MVPPNILSEHGVKLSRLLQRPGEYVLVFPEAHSCSITTGFGISESVYFASNAWLTDVFKLFQELRNSCEPTMFSLEQLLLNGSADSSAPHQVCSVLATLLSAELEHRRALDHKGLKVQERPPSSAPLNTSYFRAWNTRDQDECEYCRSTLFLSKVRHH